One Paramisgurnus dabryanus chromosome 8, PD_genome_1.1, whole genome shotgun sequence DNA window includes the following coding sequences:
- the rnaset2l gene encoding ribonuclease T2-like, with the protein MIYYKHIFVVCTAVLFTGWVFTYDEPQCYETAMRHSCNWTCMRLTLQWPGSFCISLNKKNSCSIPQTIQNWTIHGLWPEKTGHCCDCWRIFHSHLQDIEAELSHLWPSFVKAKNYFLFWKEEWIKHGTCAGCDEALGSPVHYFQAAIKLRKLYDIDSVLKNSGIQTSCDVSYKYNEICAVLDPWFGSNYDLQCVTDKKGREVWVQLKISLFRNQTLGCHKQEQRQLFNNTVWLQGPGHPCPKNETIFYFPINYEKPYDPCN; encoded by the exons ATGATCTATT ATAAACACATCTTCGTGGTATGCACAGCTGTTCTGTTCACTGGTTGGGTCTTTACATATGATGAACCCCAGTGTTACGAAACTGCGATGAGACA CTCATGCAACTGGACTTGTATGCGTCTCACTCTTCAGTGGCCTGGGAGTTTCTGCATA AGCcttaacaaaaaaaatagttgCAGCATACCACAGACTATTCAGAACTGGACCATTCACGGCCTATG GCCTGAAAAGACCGGTCACTGCTGTGACTGCTGGCGGATATTTCATTCTCATCTACAG GACATTGAAGCTGAACTCTCTCATCTGTGGCCTTCATTTGTGAAAGCGAAAAACTACTTTCTCTTTTG GAAAGAAGAATGGATTAAACACGGCACATGTGCAGGTTGTGATGAGGCCTTGGGCTCACCAGTTCATTACTTTCAGGCTGCGATCAAGCTACGGAAACTTTATGACATCGATAG TGTTTTGAAAAATTCTGGTATCCAGACCTCCTGTGACGTGTCATATAAA TACAATGAAATATGTGCCGTTCTGGACCCATGGTTTGGAAGCAATTATGATTTGCAGTGTGTGACGGATAAGAAG ggACGTGAAGTGTGGGTCCAACTGAAGATCAGCCTCTTTAGAAACCAAACACTTGGATGCCATAAACAAGAGCAGAGGCAGTTGTTCAATAATACAGTATGGCTACAAGGCCCAGGACACCCATGTCCTAAAAATGAAACCATCTTTTACTTTCCAATAAATTATGAGAAGCCCTATGATCCCTGTAACTGA
- the cox7a1 gene encoding cytochrome c oxidase subunit 7A1, mitochondrial: MRHLLSLPQLASRAFSTTARQMRNKVPERQKVFLEDNGLPVHIKGGTTDVLLYRLTMTITLAGTALSFYWLLRASMPRGKAH, from the exons ATGAGACATTTACTG AGTCTTCCTCAGCTGGCCTCACGGGCCTTCAGTACAACagcccgacaaatgagaaacaAGGTGCCAGAAAGACAAAAGGTTTTCTTG GAGGACAATGGTCTACCTGTCCACATAAAAGGAGGCACCACAGATGTCCTTCTCTATCGTTTAACCATGACGATCACACTTGCAG GCACTGCCTTGTCCTTTTATTGGCTGCTACGGGCCAGTATGCCAAGGGGTAAAGCACATTGA